GAATAGCTTTCCTGCGTGCGGAATTCGAAGTCCTGCTTGAGCAGGTCGCGCGCGTAGCTCATGCGGTCGACAACGCGCGTCCCGTAGACGTTGAAAATCTCAAACGGGATCGTCAAATCCTTCTGTCGGATGGCGTCGTCGATCTCGCTTCGCTCGGACATGAACTTGTCGATATCGGCCTGCAGGAAAAGCACACGATCCGGATCCAGTGATTTGATGAACCGATCCATGATCTTGGCCGACAAGGCATCGTCGAGCGCGACAGGCTTATAGCTGAAGCGCGTCAGAAACTGCGCACTCAACTGCGCAGCTTGTGCCTGCTGCTTCAGCGGCTCCAGGACAGGCGGTGGAGCGACTTCAGCATATGCGGACTGCACGATTGCAAGAAATGCACCAAGGAAGACGTATGATATGCGCATTCAGCGTTGATCCATTTCCTATTGCCGAGTGTCGATGCCAATCTAGGTGAAGCAATTACGGTTTTTTGGCAACCGCGTCGATCATACGTGCCAATTGGTACGCCTCCTTGGCTCCAAAGCGGATGGCGTAACCCTGAAGCAGGCGAAGGACCAGCGAGCGCCACTATTGGCAGTCGTCCCCCTTACCTTGCGCGACCAGTTCACCTTTGCGAAGCCTCAAGCAATCGATCGTGCTGCCTGCATTCAGAATGTGGACACGATATGGCGTCGACATGATACTGATCATCATTCCTCCAATGGGCCGATTGCACAGGTGCGCCGAACCGGTCCACATGCAGTTCATCGCTTCGGCACTTTCGAAAATGGTGTAGCCATTGGCCTGAAGCGCGCGCTGAACGTTTTGCCGCACGTTTAGTGAAACAGAGTTTTCCGTCGGTCCGCTCATTCCGCTCTCTTCGTCTGCGGAAGCCCTTGCCTCCGCCTGCTCCCGCTGCTGCTCCTTGAGAATTGCGATCTCGGCCTTCGCCCGCTCTGCCGCAGCTTCTGCCGCCACCGCTCGCCGCTCTGCCTGCTCTGCCCTCGCGGCTTCGCTTTCAGCACGGGCAACCGCCTCTCGCTGCGCGTTCGCTGCGGCCTCAAGTTCGTTGGCGCGGCTTTCCTCAATACCATTGAATATCGTCTCGGCCGCGCTCGTTTGCACTAAACACTCTTCGACAAGCGCCGACACTCGGGACCGAGCCTGCATCGGGTTGTCCAGAAGGTCTGCCGCAAAATCGCGCTTTGCCGCCTGGGGATCATCCCCCACGGATTCCGTCGGGCCAACCCTGCTGCGCATGAATTCGAGCGCACCACTCACAACCTCCTGCGCGTGGGCAAAACCAACGACGTAGCTCTCATAGTTGCTGCCTGCTTCCAGCCGGGCGGCGCAAGATTCAAGCTTGGCAACGATCTCCGCCTCTGCCGTTGAAGCCGATACCGTTTTGGGATGGAGAAAGGCAGCCACGGCAAGTGTTGCGACGCAGACGCGAGTACCACTGGTCGTCAATTCAAGTCACCCTTGTGGTTCCACACCGAGATCGGAAAACCATAGTGTGTGAGGATAAGGATCTACAATCGAAATCGAAGCTTCGAACCAAACAGAAACACGTGGATACAGGCGACCTGCTTCCGGCGCCCTAACCTGCATCCTGTTTCCGTCATCGCCCATCCGCATCTCACTTCCAGGTTATGTCGAGATCGGAGAGGACTGGGCCTGAACCCAGTCCTGCCGCAGCGGACCCCGGGGTACCGTGCGGGATCATGACGAAGCAAAATGACATCAAAACAATTTGCCATGCAGGAATTTATACAATTGTATAGCAATGACCTTGCGAGGCGAACGCGGCCGGTTATGCTGGGCGCATCAAGCCCGGGCGGCCCGAGCCGCCTCAAACAGAATTCTATTCATGGTAGTGACAATGTCCAGAGACCCTCGCTTCGACATTCTCTTCGAACCCGTCAAGATCGGCCCTGTAACGGCGCGCAACCGCTTCTACCAGGTGCCGCACTGTTCCGGCATGGGCTACCGTTATCCGAACGCAGAGGCCCATCTGCGCGGCATGAAGGCGGAGGGTGGCTGGGCCGTGGTCTCGACCCAGGAGGCGGAAATCCATCCGACCTCGGACCTGACACCGGCCAACGAAGCGCGCCTTTGGGACGAGGGCGATCTGCCCGCACTCTCCGCCGTCACCGAGCGCATCCATCACCATGGGAGCCTGGCGGCCATCCAGCTCGTGCACAACGGTCTGCATGTCGCCAACCGCTTCAGCCGGATAATCCCGCTTGCCCCCTCGCACGCCATCAGCGACAGCCTCGACCCTGTCCAGGCGCGTGCCATGGACAAGACGGATATCGTCGACATGCGCCGCTGGTATCGCAACGCCGCCTTGCGCGCCAAGAAAGCCGGTTTTGACATCGTCTATGTCTATGCCGGCCACGACATGAGCGTGCTGCAGCACTTCCTGTCGCGCCGCCACAATGACCGCAGCGACGAGTATGGCGGTTCCTTCGAAAATCGGCTGCGGCTTTTCCGGGAGATCATGGAGGATACCCGCGAGGCGATCGGCGATACCTGCGCGCTTGCCGTGCGCCTCGCAGTCGACGAATTGATGGGACCTTCCGGCATTGCCAGCGAGGGAGAAGGCAGGGACATCATCTCGGCGCTCGCCGAACTGCCCGACCTCTGGGACGTCAACCTTTCCGACTGGTCCAACGACAGCCAGACGGCCCGCTTCTCCGAGGAAGGTTACCAGGAGCCCTATATCAGCTTCGTCAAATCCGTCACGACAAAGCCCGTGGTGGGCGTCGGGCGCTATACCTCGCCGGACAGCATGGTGCGGGCAATCCGCCAGGGTATCCTCGACTTCATCGGTGCCGCCCGGCCTTCGATCGCCGATCCGTACCTGCCGAAGAAAATCGAGGAGGGTCGCGTCGACGACATCCGCGAATGTATCGGCTGCAACATTTGCACGTCCGGCGACAATACCAACGTGCCGATGCGCTGCACGCAGAACCCGACCATCGGCGAAGAGTGGCGCAAGGGCTGGCACCCGGAAATTATTGCGTCGTCACCGGCGCCCGAGCCGGCGCTCATCATCGGTGGCGGCCCGGCGGGCCTGGAAGCAGCGCGTGCTCTTGCCCAGCGCGGTGTCGACGTCGTGCTCGCGGAGGCCGGTGGTGAATGGGGCGGTCGGGTCGCACGCGAATGCCGATTGCCGGGGCTTGCGACCTGGGGCCGCGTGCGCGATTGGCGCGTCGGCCAGTTGAGCACGCAGGTGAATGCCCAGCTCTATCTGCACAGCCCGCTGAGCGCCGACGACGTTCTGCAATACGGCATGCCTCATGTCGCCATTGCCACCGGTGCGCGCTGGCGATGCGACGGCGTCGGCCGCACGCACCGGCGACCGCTCGACTTCCTCTCCGAGGGCGCCCTTGTTTCGCCCGACGCCCTTCTTGCCAACGGCGCCGCAGCCGTTTCGGTCGACGGACCGGTCGTCGTCTTCGATGACGATTGTTTCTATATCGGTAGTGTGCTCGCCGAGTTGCTGGCCAGGGCCGGTCGAGCCGTGACCTTCGTGACGCCTGAATCCCAGGTTTCGCCGTGGAGCAAGAACACCCTGGAACAGGGGCGGGTGCAAAGGCGGCTCATCGAGCTCGGCGTCGAGATTATCCCCGCCATGGCGCTTGCGGGCCGCACGAAAGACCGGCTCGAACTCTCCTGCGTCTATAGCGGAAAGATGCGGCAAATCGACTGCGGCGCACTCGTCCCGGTCACGGCGCGGCTACCCGATGAAACACTCTGGCTTGACCTGAAGGCGCGGGAAGCGGAATGGGCCGATGCCGGCATCAACACCGTTAGCCGCCTGGGCGACTGTCTGGCGCCCGGCCTGATCGCTGCCGCCGTCTATTCGGGTCACCAATATGCCCGAACCTATCAGGAGCAGGCCGATAGGGACCACGCCCCCTTCCTGCGCGAAGACATTGCAATGCTTTACGGCACGTCGGTGCGATTGGAACCGGCTTCAATCCGGCAAGAAGAGGCGGCCGTCTGAACGCAAAGCCAGGGAGGTGCGCCGAAGACGGATGGACCGGAGGGTGGCGCCCGACCGTACGCGTGAGGTGCATGTGCGCTAGAGAAGACTTCCTGGCGCAGGTGATGGCCTGCGTCCGCCTGCCCGGCCGCGTCGGCGACCGAGCGATATCGTTCTTTGACGCTATCGGATCCACCTTGTTTCAGGCGCGCCCGCGGTCGACCTTGAGATCGATGCTCCCAGCGAGCCATGGCGGGTATAGCCGAAACCGGGCGACCACAAGCGAACTTGTCGTCGCCCAGGCAAAGCTAGGCAGCTTGTAATTCCATCCGTGCATAACGCTCTTCGAGGAGTGCAAACAGCCGGTCGTGATCAACCTCCGTCATGACCAGGCAGTTCGGTGCGCGACCGGCGAGTTCCCGCTTGGTGACGCTGACGACACTCTGTCCGATCGCCAGAGGAGAGCTGCAGTCGACCTCGACGAAACCTTCGACGCCAGAGAAGATTTCAGGCTCTATGAGGTAGGCGATAACGCAGGGATCGTGCAGGCAAGGATCGCCCGCGCCGTAGGCGTTCAGCATGTCGGCGATTGTGCCGCTGATCTTCCCCAGACGCTTCAGCCGTTCCGTCCGTTCCTTCGTGATAATCGCCTTGTGGGTGACGTCGAGACCGAACATGACCATGGGAATGCCGGACGCGACAACCGCCTGCGCAGCGTGCGGGTCAAAGTAGAAGTTGAATTCCGCCCGTTCCTTTATGTTGCCCGGGCAGAAGGCCGCGCCGCCCATGAAGACAATGCGTCTGATCAGCGGCGCAATGCCGGGATCGATCGAAAGAGCGACAGCGATGTTGGTCATGGGGCCGAGCACCGCAAGCGTCACCTCGCCAGGTGCGGACCGCACCTGATCGATGATGAACTGGACGGCGGTGCGTTCCGACGGCGCTGACGTGGGCTTTGGCAGGCCGATGTCCCCCAATCCGTCATTGCCGTGCACGGTGACGCCAGCACGGTCGGGATAGAGCAGCGGCCGGCCGCACCCCTGAAAAACGCGGATATCCGTCCGGTTGGCCAATTCGCAGATCAGCCGCGCATTGGCCTCCGTCTTCTCCAGGGGGATATTGCCGGCAACCGCAGTGATGCCGAGTATCTCGACCTCGCTCGACCCGAAAGCGAGCATGATAGCTGCGGCATCGTCAACGCCAGGATCACAATCAATGATAATACGTTCAGTCATTCAACGCTCTTTCGTGTAAGGTATGCCGCCCGCTTTGGGGGGGATGGCGCGGCCCATGAAGCCGGCCAGCAGAACCACTGTGAGGACGTAGGGGAGAGACTGTACGATCTGCGTCGAGAGCGCCGACCCCAGTCCGAAATCGAACGCCTGAAAGCGGATCGAAAGGGCTTCCAGGAAGCCGAAAAGAAGGCAGGCAAACAGGACGGGCACCGGGCGCCATTTGGCGAAGATCAGCGCCGCCAGCGCCATGTAGCCCTTGCCCGCGGACATTTCCCGGACGAAACCTGCCGACTGGGCGATGGACAGATAGGCCCCGGCAATGCCGCACAGGATCGCGCCACAGAGCAACGCCCGATAACGAAGCCAATCCACGGATATGCCGGCGGTATCAACCGCGGCGGGATTTTCGCCGACGGCGCGCAGGCGCAGGCCAAATCGCGTCTGGTGGAACACCCACCATGTGACCGGCACTGCCGCGAACGCGACATAGACGAGGATATT
The nucleotide sequence above comes from Ensifer adhaerens. Encoded proteins:
- a CDS encoding NAD(P)-binding protein encodes the protein MSRDPRFDILFEPVKIGPVTARNRFYQVPHCSGMGYRYPNAEAHLRGMKAEGGWAVVSTQEAEIHPTSDLTPANEARLWDEGDLPALSAVTERIHHHGSLAAIQLVHNGLHVANRFSRIIPLAPSHAISDSLDPVQARAMDKTDIVDMRRWYRNAALRAKKAGFDIVYVYAGHDMSVLQHFLSRRHNDRSDEYGGSFENRLRLFREIMEDTREAIGDTCALAVRLAVDELMGPSGIASEGEGRDIISALAELPDLWDVNLSDWSNDSQTARFSEEGYQEPYISFVKSVTTKPVVGVGRYTSPDSMVRAIRQGILDFIGAARPSIADPYLPKKIEEGRVDDIRECIGCNICTSGDNTNVPMRCTQNPTIGEEWRKGWHPEIIASSPAPEPALIIGGGPAGLEAARALAQRGVDVVLAEAGGEWGGRVARECRLPGLATWGRVRDWRVGQLSTQVNAQLYLHSPLSADDVLQYGMPHVAIATGARWRCDGVGRTHRRPLDFLSEGALVSPDALLANGAAAVSVDGPVVVFDDDCFYIGSVLAELLARAGRAVTFVTPESQVSPWSKNTLEQGRVQRRLIELGVEIIPAMALAGRTKDRLELSCVYSGKMRQIDCGALVPVTARLPDETLWLDLKAREAEWADAGINTVSRLGDCLAPGLIAAAVYSGHQYARTYQEQADRDHAPFLREDIAMLYGTSVRLEPASIRQEEAAV
- a CDS encoding ABC transporter permease produces the protein MQEFMSTTILLLSSTLRLSVPLILCGLAGLYSERSGVWDIGLEGKMLFAAFAAAAAAYQFDSAWVGLFFAILVAVLLSLIHGFASVTHQGNQIISGVAINFISSGLTVLLAVGWFSLGGRTPQLQPEARFPTVVLPFAEEMRSVPGIGPIYADLISGYNILVYVAFAAVPVTWWVFHQTRFGLRLRAVGENPAAVDTAGISVDWLRYRALLCGAILCGIAGAYLSIAQSAGFVREMSAGKGYMALAALIFAKWRPVPVLFACLLFGFLEALSIRFQAFDFGLGSALSTQIVQSLPYVLTVVLLAGFMGRAIPPKAGGIPYTKER
- a CDS encoding nucleoside hydrolase, giving the protein MTERIIIDCDPGVDDAAAIMLAFGSSEVEILGITAVAGNIPLEKTEANARLICELANRTDIRVFQGCGRPLLYPDRAGVTVHGNDGLGDIGLPKPTSAPSERTAVQFIIDQVRSAPGEVTLAVLGPMTNIAVALSIDPGIAPLIRRIVFMGGAAFCPGNIKERAEFNFYFDPHAAQAVVASGIPMVMFGLDVTHKAIITKERTERLKRLGKISGTIADMLNAYGAGDPCLHDPCVIAYLIEPEIFSGVEGFVEVDCSSPLAIGQSVVSVTKRELAGRAPNCLVMTEVDHDRLFALLEERYARMELQAA